One genomic segment of Schistosoma haematobium chromosome 6, whole genome shotgun sequence includes these proteins:
- a CDS encoding hypothetical protein (EggNog:ENOG410V4DW~COG:K), producing MLHRPTLMPASMKSSSKFNLSTNSKHSSQSIKIESRHDYNGGETVLVRPTNPDEDRMKQEDTTFNDVLNKEQENYAEEDYNGNDGDMNSDDSHMKSESHIPVSNIKVDEATGNGTPVTVTTDSVKPIGILPLNDVIHNLLTCTPHVAPTIQNVALQPILSGKMNGSGSVQMPNVVSNALPTLWLHSPVVNSTEMMSMPNVNSVTDLTSNIVQNSGTALNPLVAAVLVNCATVNMISQLAGSMCTPMVNSSIIDGNVNGSNVYNNSEHTSSACSVSVGSSGVNTVTIPTASLFPNLLSAIPLSTYISGLGLNTTGGIITSPNSLCNVGVTSTAVSSAATLNTNSNNNNNIGGIIVTPSIVENIMVSLPSGRSQAEKCDVMYNTERSVVNNSSNEIIKNIENNNDGNNATTVKSESFQSYMIIPDSRTMFSTKSTRELRKYHCTYPGCDKSYARRCQLNQHISTHMITDPISCDAPNCNVKYFSEEDLKRHKLSQHSSADQDSSRQYACTTPGCSKSYSELNKITKHPEITTISPNVQPKSTEPVETRNAKSIAPNIQKILPPIAPKSTISLPKNLVFLNVCTYPGCGKSYSSFNKLKLHLRSHKCERQYVCRKPGCGATFTELSGIRSHELSHIFVHKSTGRLDKYPITMVSNTFRTSFNTSEPILNNQGSSEITTISPHVLPKSTESIEITSEISITPNIYKNRTLPLVAPKSNAPVLKPSIPTVSWDSGMKLPHICPFKECGKAFLKRNKLHEHVCRHTGVRPFVCDQCNASFVQRYELRRHSIIHLRGAQPRSLSRFLTTPQQTNETLESIVTNGQISVSTAPNTATITTNHTTYSTTNTIPIVTTTVSAAGLISDTTNSTISTVPVSISILKVGGESELIKMEEIIEQSTSLQPCDTNDQSSTHTLLYTLLQSKHEKLQSS from the exons ATGCTTCATCGACCTACTCTCATGCCTGCATCAATGAAATCATCCTCAAAATTCAACTTGTCTACGAATTCAAAACATTCATCTCAATCAATTAAAATAGAAAGTCGTCATGATTATAACGGTGGTGAGACAGTTCTTGTACGACCTACAAATCCAGATGAAGACCGTATGAAACAGGAAGATACAACatttaatgatgtattaaacAAAGAACAAGAAAATTATGCGGAGGAAGATTACAATGGGAATGATGGAGATATGAATTCAGATGACTCTCATATGAAAAGTGAATCTCACATCCCAGTGTCAAATATTAAAGTGGATGAAGCCACTGGAAATGGAACTCCAGTGACCGTAACCACAGATTCGGTTAAACCTATTGGAATTTTACCTCTGAATGATGTGATTCACAATTTACTCACATGTACACCACATGTTGCTCCCACCATACAAAATGTTGCACTTCAACCTATACTGTCGGGTAAAATGAATGGATCGGGAAGTGTGCAAATGCCGAATGTTGTTTCCAATGCATTGCCTACATTATGGCTTCATTCTCCTGTTGTTAATTCAACGGAAATGATGAGTATGCCTAATGTGAATAGTGTGACAGATTTGACGAGTAATATTGTACAGAATAGTGGGACTGCACTGAATCCACTTGTTGCTGCTGTGCTTGTGAATTGTGCCACAGTGAACATGATAAGTCAGCTAGCTGGATCTATGTGTACTCCGATGGTGAACAGCAGTATAATCGATGGTAATGTTAATGGTAGTAATGTGTACAACAATAGTGAGCACACTAGTAGTGCTTGTAGTGTTAGTGTTGGTAGCAGTGGAGTCAACACTGTAACAATCCCTACAGCGTCATTATTTCCCAATTTGTTATCTGCTATTCCTTTGTCTACGTATATATCGGGATTAGGACTGAATACAACTGGAGGTATAATTACTTCACCAAATAGTTTGTGTAATGTTGGTGTTACTAGTACAGCTGTTTCGTCTGCTGCAACTCTCAATACgaacagtaataacaataataatattggtgGTATAATTGTGACACCATCGATTGTTGAGAATATTATGGTTTCACTGCCATCTGGTAGAAGTCAAGCTGAAAAGTGTGATGTGATGTATAATACTGAAAGATCCGTTGTAAATAAttcatctaatgaaattattaaaaatattgagaataataatgatggtaatAATGCAACAACTGTAAAATCCGAATCATTTCAGTCATATATGATAATTCCTGATTCCAGAACAATGTTTAGCACTAAGTCTACAAGAGAATTGAGAAAGTATCATTGTACATATCCAGGATGTGACAAATCGTATGCTAGACGATGTCAGTTGAATCAACATATATCAACGCATATGATTACTGATCCGATATCATGTGATGCACCGAATTGCAATGTGAAATACTTCTCAGAGGAGGATTTAAAAAGACATAAATTATCTCAACATTCATCAGCCGATCAGGATTCGAGTCGTCAATATGCTTGTACAACTCCTGGATGCAGTAAATCGTATTCCGAGTTGAATAAAATCACGAAACATCCCGAAATAACTACTATTTCACCAAATGTGCAACCTAAATCAACAGAACCAGTGGAAACGAGGAATGCAAAATCGATAGCACCGAATATTCAGAAAATTCTCCCACCCATTGCACCAAAATCAACCATATCTCTCCCCAAAAATTTGGTTTTTCTAAATGTTTGTACATATCCTGGATGTGGTAAATCTTATTCATCATTCAACAAACTCAAGTTACATTTAAGATCACATAAGTGTGAAAGACAATACGTTTGTAGAAAACCTGGTTGTGGTGCTACATTTACTGAATTGTCTGGAATCCGATCTCACGAACTGTCACACATATTCGTCCATAAAAGTACCGGACGACTGGATAAATATCCTATCACTATGGTTAGTAATACATTCCGAACAAGTTTTAATACTTCTGAACCAATATTGAATAATCAGGGTAGCTCTGAAATAACTACTATTTCACCACATGTGTTACCTAAATCAAcagagtcaattgaaattacaAGTGAAATATCGATAACACCGAATATCTATAAAAATCGTACTCTCCCACTCGTTGCTCCGAAATCAAATGCCCCTGTTCTTAAACCGTCTATTCCCACAGTAAGTTGGGATTCCGGAATGAAGTTACCTCATATTTGTCCATTTAAAGAATGCGGTAAAGCATTCCTGAAACGAAATAAACTGCACGAGCATGTGTGTCGACATACAGGTGTACGACCATTTGTGTGTGATCAATGTAATGCATCATTCGTTCAAAGGTATGAATTACGTCGTCACAGTATTATCCACCTACGTGGTGCACAACCAAGAAGTTTGTCACGTTTTCTCACAACTCCAcaacaaacaaatgaaacacTTGAATCTATTGTCACAAACGGTCAAATTTCTGTCAGTACTGCTCCCAATActgctactattactactaatcaCACCACTTattctactactaatactattcCCATTGTTACTACGACAGTTTCTGCAGCTGGTCTTATTTCAGATACTACAAACTCCACCATCTCTACTGTTCCTGTTTCGATCAGTATTCTCAAAGTTGGAGGAGAGTCAGAACTAATCAAAATGGAAGAAATTATTGAACAATCAACAAGTCTACAACCATGTGATACTAATGATCAG AGTTCCACCCACACGTTACTCTACACACTCCTTCAGTCTAAACATGAGAAGTTACAATCTTCCTAA